The Wolbachia endosymbiont (group B) of Gerris lacustris genomic interval TACCACCGAAGCGTAGTATTGACACCATCCTCGAATAATTGGATTAAGGTGACTTATTACTGCTTCTTGTGATTCACCACGCATTTTCTTTAGCTTACTTTTAATGACCAATGAGTGTTGTTCTATAGAGTTACGACTTGGTTTGATGATAGACTTGTATGACATCTTATTGTGTTTTGTTGGATATTGCCATATTGTAAAACCAAGAAAATTGAAACCTGGTTTTATTCCTTTCAGGAATTTTTGAGTATGAGAAATTCTTGTTTTTGAAGGGTTCAACTCCAATCCAATAGTTTTTAACCATTCTTCAATCAGAGTTTTGCTTTCAAAACAATTTCCTCACTTTCATGAAGTACTACAAAATCGTCTGCATAAGTGATTACGCTGAGTGATCTTTTCGCATTTTCCCTACATGTTCTGCCAGGTTTCGTTTTCCTGTAGCTAAT includes:
- a CDS encoding group II intron maturase-specific domain-containing protein — its product is MNPSKTRISHTQKFLKGIKPGFNFLGFTIWQYPTKHNKMSYKSIIKPSRNSIEQHSLVIKSKLKKMRGESQEAVISHLNPIIRGWCQYYASVVSSKAFGAMDNTMFRKLWKWAMFKHQNKGRCWIKRKYFKKYGNDKWRYMTSNGMRLRACS